In one Candidatus Omnitrophota bacterium genomic region, the following are encoded:
- a CDS encoding phosphate ABC transporter substrate-binding protein: MLKKIFIILSVIMFLRPAFAAIQKNSIQIKGSDTMVNLGQAWAEKYMEKNAGDFVAITGGGSGTGFSSLISNTCDIAMSSRNIKEKEIALAKQKGINPDEIKVALDGLAVVVNPANPVNRLTTDQLAGIFTGKIINWKDVGGQEKKIVILSREVNSGTHVYFKEHVLRRNDPNSKEEFSPAALLLSSSQAIADEVAGNPAAVGYYGMGYISSGQKAIAVAKDEKSGYVAPTIENVISGKYPISRPLFLYTNGRGEGLVKKFIDFCLSEEGQAIVLKTDFVPISR; encoded by the coding sequence ATGCTGAAAAAAATATTTATCATTTTATCCGTAATCATGTTCTTAAGGCCCGCCTTTGCTGCTATACAGAAAAATTCCATACAAATAAAAGGCTCTGATACGATGGTTAATTTAGGCCAGGCCTGGGCTGAAAAATATATGGAGAAAAACGCAGGCGATTTCGTGGCAATTACCGGGGGAGGTTCAGGCACAGGGTTCTCCAGCCTCATCAGTAATACCTGCGATATTGCCATGAGTTCAAGAAACATCAAAGAGAAGGAAATCGCTCTCGCTAAACAAAAAGGTATAAACCCGGATGAAATTAAGGTAGCGCTGGACGGTTTGGCAGTGGTAGTAAACCCGGCTAACCCGGTGAATAGGCTTACCACAGATCAGCTTGCCGGGATTTTTACCGGTAAAATTATCAACTGGAAAGATGTAGGCGGGCAAGAGAAGAAGATCGTCATCCTTTCGCGCGAGGTCAATTCCGGCACGCACGTTTATTTTAAAGAGCATGTTTTAAGAAGGAATGATCCGAATTCCAAAGAGGAGTTTTCCCCTGCCGCATTGTTATTATCTTCTTCGCAGGCCATTGCCGATGAAGTAGCGGGTAACCCCGCGGCAGTTGGTTATTACGGTATGGGTTATATCTCTAGCGGACAGAAAGCCATTGCAGTCGCAAAAGATGAGAAGTCCGGATATGTGGCGCCTACTATAGAAAATGTAATAAGCGGTAAATACCCGATATCCCGGCCGTTGTTTCTTTATACCAATGGGCGAGGAGAGGGGTTGGTTAAGAAGTTTATAGATTTCTGTCTTTCAGAAGAAGGCCAGGCAATTGTTTTGAAGACAGACTTCGTTCCTATAAGCAGGTAA